The sequence below is a genomic window from Streptomyces sp. V1I1.
GGAAGTACAGCTTCGACTCGTCCGGTGTGAAGGCGACGGGCCGGATCGCGTCGGACAGGTCCTTGCGGCCGAAGGCGTCGAGGCGCCCGCGCATGTCGATGACCTTGACTTCTTTGAAGGTCGTGGCGTCGACGACGGTGATGCGGCGGTCCCCCTTCGTCCAGTCCAGCGCGGGGTCGTCCAACGCGGTGTTGACCTCGCCGATCGACATGTTCCAGAGGTACTTGCCGCCGTTGGTGAAAACGTTCTCGTGCGGTTTGTCCCCGGTCTTGAAGGATCCGGCCTGTTTGCCGGTCCGGATGTCCAGCACATGCACGGTGTTGGACGTCGAGGCCGAGACGGCCACGCGTGTGCCGTCGGGGGAGACCGCCATATGGTCGGAGCGGTAACCGGACACGGGGAAGCGCCAGTTGATCCGGCCCGTGGCGAGGTCGATCGACACGACGTCGGCGAAGCTCGGGCGGGAGACGACCATGGCCGAGCCGTCGGGTGTGGAGTACATGTCGTCGACGAACTGGTCGTGCCCCTCGCCGGGGCCGTTGCGGATGCCGAGGAAGTAGATGAGCTTGACCGGGTTGAGGTAGATCTCCGCGAGCCGTTGGTCCTTGTCCGGAATGACGTTGATGCGGCCGATCTTGGAGAAGTCCCCTTTGGGCGCGATGACGTCGGCGGTGCCGTCCCAGTTGTTGCCCACGAACATCACCTCCTTGAGGCCCGAGGCGCCGTCACGCGGGGCTGCCGCCGTCGCGGAACCCGCGCCCGCCATGGTGAACGCTGCGGCGAAAGCGCTGAGTACGCGCAGGGACGCGCGGCGCTGGGGAACACGCACGGACACGATCCGCCGTGAACGCCGGCTTGTGGGCAAGGACATCGTCGTCCCTTCCGTGGGGGAGTCGGGTGCGGCTTGTGCGAAGAGCGGTGCCAGCAGCCCAATCTGAAAACGCGTGCGTTCAGATTGGGGCTACTGGAAAGTAGCCAGAGGCGAGACACTCCACAAGACTCACGACACGAGAAAATGCCAGGACCGACGAGGGAGGGAGGGCCAGTGGCGGGCAGGCTCAGACAACCCACCGGCCGCTACGCGGGCAGATCCGCCGAGGAGCGGCAGGCCGACCGGCGTCAGCGGTTCCTCGACGCCGGGCTCCAGCTCTTCGGCGACAGCCCCGGTTACCGTGCCACGACCGTGGCGGCGTTGAGCGAGGCCGCGGGACTGTCGACCCGTCAGTTCTACGAGGAGTTCCGCACCCTTGAAGACGTCCTGGCCGCGCTGCACCTACAGGTCAACGACTGGGCAGAGGAAGCCGCCCTGACCGCGCTCGCAGGCGCCGACGGTCTGCCGATCGCGGAACGCGCCACGGCGGCCTTCCGCGCCTACGCCGCCAACGTCGCCGGCGACCCGCGTCGTATCCGCATCACGTTCGTCGAGATCATCGGTGTCAGTCCGCGCCTGGAGGAGCAGCGCCTGGCCCGGCGCTCCCGCTGGGTGGACCTCATCCGCGCCGAGGCGGCAGCGGCGGTCGAGCGAGGTGAGGCGGCGCCTCGTGACTATCGCGTCGCCGCGGCGGCCTTCATCGGAAGCGTGAACGGTCTCCTGCACGACTGGAGGGCCGGCTGGGTGGACGCGACGCTCGATCAGGTCGTCGACGAACTCGTGCAGTTGCTCCTGGGCATCCTGCGCCCGGTCGACCGGCGGCCGCCGAGCCCGTAGCCCGCCCCTGTCCCCAGCCCGCCCCCGCGCGCAGCTCGCCCTCAGCGCAACGGTGAGGCCTGCCCGGCGACTCGCCGGCCCGCGCGATGGCGGAAGACATGGCGGTACGTCTGCGGGGACACCGTCGTGATCCGCCGGAAGTGGTGCCGCAGATTGGCCGCAGTGCCGAAGCCCGTACGCCCGGCGATGAGCTCCACCGGCTCGTCGGTGGTCTCCAGCAATTCCTGTGCCAGCCGCACTCGTTGCTGGAGGAGCCATTGCAGCGGAGTCGTCCCCAGGGTGTCGCGGAACCGGCGGGCGAAAGTGCGCTCGCTCAGCCGCGCCACGCGGGCCAGTTGCGGGACGGTGAGCGCCTCGTGGAGGTTCTCACGGGCCCACCGCAGCACCGGCTCGAGACCGTCGTCCTCCTCCGGCCGCACCAGGGGCGTGACGTACTGAGTCTGGCCGCCCTCACGGTGCGGCGGCACGACCATACGGCGGGCCACCTCGTTGGCGACCGCGGAGCCGTGGTCCCGGCGTACGAGGTGCAGGCACAGGTCGATGGCGGCCCCACTGCCGGCCGACGTCAGGATGTTGCCGTCCTCGGTGTAGAGCGCGGACGGGGTGAAGCCGACGTCCGGGAACCGGTGCGCGAAATCGCCGATGTTCATCCAGTGCGTCGTCGCCGGCCGGCCCGTCAGCAGCCCGGCGTGGGCGAGGACGTACGCGCCGCTGCACAGCGAGACGATCCGGCGGCCCATCTCGTGCGCCTTGCGCACCGCGTCGACAAGGGGCTGCGGCGGGGCGAGCTGCACGGGGCGGGCGCACGCGGCCACGATGACCGTGTCCGCCTCGATCAGGTCGTCCATGCCGTACGGGGCGTCGACCGTCAGCCCGGTCGCGCTGCGCACAGGTCCGGGCTCCGCGGCGCACATCCGCAGCTCGTACCAGGGCGCCACGATGTCGCTGCGGTCGAGGCCGAAAACCTCGCACGGGATGGCCAATTCGAAGGCGGGGCTCCCGTCCGTGACGGCGACAGCCACGATGTGTCGGCTCATGGCAGAAATTTATCGCATCATGGCAATTCTGCCGATGGTTCACAGCAGGCCAGGTCAGCCAGGGTGCAGCTATGAGCCATACGAACATCCGGCCCGCACGTGGCCTGCTCAGCGCACCCCAGGGCGCGGCACTGTATATCGGCGCAGTGCTGGGGACCGGCGTCATCACCTTTCCCGCGCTCGCGGCCGAGGCCGCAGGCCCCGCCTCGCTGCTGGCATGGCTCGGACTGGTCATCCTGTCCGTGCCGCTCGCCGCGACCTTCGCCGCGCTCGGCGCCCGCTATCCGGACGCCGGCGGGGTGTCGACCTATGCGCGGCTGGCGTTCGGTGAGCGGACTGCGGCGGTGGTCGGCTGGTGCTTCTACTGTGCGGTGCCGCCGGGCGCGAGCGCCGCTGCGCTGTTCGGCGGCGCGTACGTCTCTTCGGCCCTCGGCGGCGGCAGGACGACCACCGCCGTGACTGCCATGGCGCTGATGGCGGTCGTCACCGCCTTCAACGCCGTGGGCCTGCAGATGACGGGGCGGGTGCAACTCGCGCTCGCGGCGCTGCTCGTCCTGTTGCTGCTCGTGGCGGTCGGGCTTTCCCTGCCGCACGCACGGATGGACAACCTCCAGCCGTTCGCGCCGCACGGCTGGACTGCGATCGGATCGGCGTCGGTGCTGCTGGTATGGAGCTTCGCCGGGTGGGAGGCCATCACGCACCTGGCGGCGGAGTTCCGGCGCCCGACCCGGGACCTGCCGCGGGCCGCGGGGGCGGCGGTCGTGGTCGTGGGCGTGCTGTACCTCGCGGTGGCGTTCGCCGTAGTCGCCGTTCTCGGCTCCGCCGCGGCGGACACGGACGCGCCGCTGGGCGACCTCATGGCCAAGGGGCTCGGCGGCAACGCCCGGCTGCTGGCCGCCGCGGCCGCCGTGCTGCTGACGCTGGGCACCATGAACGCGTACTACGCCGGCGCGGCGAAGCTCGGTGCCGCCCTCGGCCGTGACGGTGCGCTGCCGTCTTGGCTGACCCGCGGCAGCATGGTCGGCGAGGCGCCCCGGCGCAGCCTGGGCGTCGTCTCCGGACTGGCGTTCGTGGTGCTGCTGGCCGTGGTCACGACGGATGCCGGAGTGGAGCCGCTGGTGCTGCTGGCCAATGGTTCGTTCGTGGCGGTGTACGCGATCGGGGTCGCCGCGGCCGTTCGCCTGCTGCCGCGACGCAGCAAGGGGCGCGCCGCCGCCCTGGCGGCACTTGTCGCGGTCGTGGCCCTGCTTGCGATGAGCGGCAGATACCTGGTCTGGCCCCTGGTGGTGACAGGAGCGGCGCTGGTCTACCTGCGGATCAGCAGACGCCGCGGGACGGCGGAGTCCACGCGTCGCGCGGACACGGCCGCCGACGTGGGCGAGCGGACCCTCTCACCGTGACGGCCGATTCCGCGGGGCGCGCGCCTTTGCAGCGGTGGCGATGACGCGAGCCACGTCCGCCCCCGCGTCGAGAGCGCGCGGGTCGGTCGTGGCCCGGCAGCGGCCGAGCGCGGGGTCGTACTCGGTCGCGATGACTCCGGCGTGATCCGTGTCCAGCTCCGCCAACTGCACCGGCCAGTGCCGTGCTTGCAGCTCGGTGTGGAGCGCGCGGGAGCGGTGGATGCTGACCGCCGAATCGGCCGAGCCGTGAACGAGCCGGACAGGCACGGGCGAAGCGGAGGTCTCGGCAAGATCGTGCAGGGGTACGGAGGCGGTGCTGCGGGCGGGCCGGTCGTAGTCACCGGCGATGCCGACCACCGCGGCAGGGCGCCAGCCCTCGGTCAGGTCGGGACGCAGTGCGATGGCAATCGCGGAGCCCGCTCCGGCCGACCAGCCCGCCAGGACGATGTGCTCCGGATCCGCCCCGTGGACCGATGCGTTGTCCCGTACGTAGCGAAGCGACGCGATGAGGTGTGACCGGCCCCCGTCGGCAGCGTCCGAGCGCCAGTCCGGAACGAAGACCGTCCTGCCGTACGAGGCCGTCTCCTGGGCCAATGTGGCCAGGACGTCTCGCTCGTCGGGCCCGACACCGTGCCAGAGCAGTACGCAGGGCGCGGACGTCTGGTGCCGAGCAGGTCGGTACACATCGAGGAGCCGACTCGCCGTCCGGTCGGCGAGGACATACGGCACGGTGTGCGCTTCGGTCGTGAGCATCGCTACCCCCAGGACTCCCCAGGGAGCGTAACGAAGGGCAGCACGCGGGTGGGTAGGCAGACCACCGCCTCTCGTCAAGACCCCGCATGCTGCGCCGTAGTGGCGGTCCGTTTGGCCGGCGAATTACTGGCAACTCGCCTTGAGAAATGCCCCATCGTGAACCGGGAAGGCAGTCATGTCCACAGTCCTGATCATCGTCGCTCTGGTCGCGGTGCTCGTGATCGTCGCCGCCGCGGTGCTCTACCTCGGACCGGGTAAGGGAGGTGGCCGACGGGGGCTCAAGCGGCGGTTCGGGCCCGAGTACGACCGGGCCGTCGCCGGCCACGACGGCGACACCAAGGCCGCGGAGCGCGAACTGAACGAGCGCGTCAAGCGTCACGGCTCTCTGAAGGAGCACCCGCTGTCGAACGAGACGCGTGAGCTGTACGTCGCCCAATGGACCGTTCTCCAGGAGCGCTTCGTCGACTCCCCGGACGGGGCGGTCGCCGCGGCGGACCAACTGCTGGCCCGGCTCGCGGGGGAGCGGGGCTTCCCCGAGGCCGCGCGGTACGAGGAGCAGCTCGCCGCCCTGTCCGTCCACCACGCGGAACTGGTCGGAGGCTACCGCCGCGTGCACCGCGCGGCACACGGGCAGGCGAGCACGGAGGAACTGCGCGAGGCGATGGTCGACGGCCGCGCTCTGTTCGAGGCCCTGGTCACAGCCCGTCCCGAGGACACCCGCGGGCACAGTGCAGGTGAGGCGGGGCTCGGTCGGCGCGTACATCTGCTGAAGCCGAAGGGGAGTGGCGCCTGATGGCGTACGAAACGGAGCGGACCGAGTCGCCCGGGCGCCCCGAGCCCTCGCGGCCGCAGGACCGGCGCCCGGCGGTGCAGCTCATCCCGCCGGACGAGCGCGACAAGCTGGCCCTGCGCCTGCAGCAGTCTCTCACCGGCTTTGTCGACGGACCGCGGCACGCGGTTGAGGAGGCGGCGGCGTTACTGGACGAAACCGCCAAGCGCGTCACGGCCGCCCTCACAGAACGGCGTCACTCCCTCCGCGCCGACTGGCAGAGCGCGAGCGAGGGCAGCTCGGCGGAGGCGGACACGGAGGAGCTGCGTGTCGCCCTGCGCGCGTACCGCGAGGTGACGGAACGGCTGCTGCGGTTGTAGACCGGGGACTGTCGGCGGTTCAGTGAGAGCAGGACTCCCTCGCCACCTTGCCGGGGTTGCTGTCGGCGCTCCCCCAAGCGGCCGCGTTCGCCTCGAACTTCTGGTGCAGTGGACCGTCCTTCACAACCTCCACGAGCCCGCCGCCCTGGTCGGCCCAGACCGGGTAGTCGGCATGGCGGTGCTCGTCGGTGTACGCGGAGATGACGTCTTTCCTGCCGCCTTGGTTGTTGTACATCGAGTGGCTGCCGTACCCGACGAAGATCCGCGGGTGTTCCATGCCCCGTGCCGCGTGCCCGCGGTCGTTGTTCCAGCTCTCCGCGTCACGCCAGGCGACGACCCGGTGGCCGCCGTGGGCGCTCAGCAGCAGTCGGTCCCGGGCCCAGTCGTTGCCCGGTGCTGCGGCTTTCCCGCTACAGGGTAGGGGTGGTGAGGGAGCCGGGCCAGGACGAGTTTCGGAGCACCGTTTTGGTGAATTCCGGCCTCTGGCAGGCACGTTGGGGGCTGATCATGCCCGCCGTGGCGGCAAGGCCTGTTCTCGACCTTGCCGCCGCCGCGGCGGCCGCGCCGTCGTCGGTGCGGTCGATGACGGCGTTGCAGTCGTTGGGGGCGCGGCCGGCTTGCCCACCACTCGGGAGGGCGCCGTGGCGGTCGTCGCAGAGCCTTGGCGCCTGTACGCCGGCTCGGCAGTACTGGGCGAGCCATCGTCACTCGGATGGTCGGCCGTTTTCACTCGCATGCTTCTCGGGTCGCGCCATGTCGGCCGTGCTCGGAAACGCTGAGGTCCAGCCGCCTCTCCTCCAGAAATGGGAACAGCATGGCCATGTCGTCCGTCCTTGGCCCGTGGATACGTTCGCGTCACGGGTATGCGATCGCAGTGGTGCTCACAGCGACGGCGTTCGCCGCCGCCAGGCCCGCCGCGGCCGACGCAACGCCCACCAGCCCTGGTGGCGGTGACGGCCGTGCCGGATCCAAGCCCACCCTGGTGCTGGTGCACGGCGGTGCGGTGATCAGCAGCGCCGCCGCCGGCAACCCACAGGCGCAGTCGCTGGTCTACATATCCGCGTTCATGCCGGACAAGGGCGAAGTCCCCGGGATCAGTGCCGCTGCGTTCGTGAACAAGGCCATCGCCCCCGACGTGGAGCGATTCGAGGCCAAACGCGCCCGCTCACACCCCGTGGAGGTCAACTCCTCCCGCGTCGCAATGATCTCGCACCCCGACGCCGTCACCGATCTCATCCTCAACGCCGCCGGTGCCCAGTCGCCCGCGAAGCCGACCCTGGCCGAGACAGGCTCCAGGACCCGGGACCTCACAGCCGTCGGCGGTGTCGCAGTGGCCACGGTGCTCGCGGGCGCTGGTCTCTTCGCGGTTACCCGCAAGCGGCGGAATTCGAAGCGCTGACGACTGAGTACTGACGCCCGCCGTCGGCCGATTGATCACCAGCAGTTGCCGCAGACGGCACCGGCGTCCCGAAAGATGGCTTGTCCTGTAGCCGCCGCACATTGGGCGTCTCGATAGCATTGGCCTTGTGACGACGCCGTTACCCAGGCCCGGAACGGTCCGGACAGCCGCTGAGTTCGTTGCCCTGCTGCGCGCCGTGAAAACCCAGTCCGGTCTCTCCTACCGGGCTTTGGAGCGCAAGG
It includes:
- a CDS encoding YncE family protein; protein product: MAGAGSATAAAPRDGASGLKEVMFVGNNWDGTADVIAPKGDFSKIGRINVIPDKDQRLAEIYLNPVKLIYFLGIRNGPGEGHDQFVDDMYSTPDGSAMVVSRPSFADVVSIDLATGRINWRFPVSGYRSDHMAVSPDGTRVAVSASTSNTVHVLDIRTGKQAGSFKTGDKPHENVFTNGGKYLWNMSIGEVNTALDDPALDWTKGDRRITVVDATTFKEVKVIDMRGRLDAFGRKDLSDAIRPVAFTPDESKLYFQVSFFNGFVEYDVASDRITRVKTLPKNPATSEDRTTWVNDSRHHGMSMNPAGDKLCIAGTMDDYATIVDRATLQEGPLVSASKPYWATVSGDGTSCVISESGADRVTAIDFATGKKVASVAVGDHPQRVRIAHVAADWTRPGAG
- a CDS encoding TetR/AcrR family transcriptional regulator — its product is MAGRLRQPTGRYAGRSAEERQADRRQRFLDAGLQLFGDSPGYRATTVAALSEAAGLSTRQFYEEFRTLEDVLAALHLQVNDWAEEAALTALAGADGLPIAERATAAFRAYAANVAGDPRRIRITFVEIIGVSPRLEEQRLARRSRWVDLIRAEAAAAVERGEAAPRDYRVAAAAFIGSVNGLLHDWRAGWVDATLDQVVDELVQLLLGILRPVDRRPPSP
- a CDS encoding GlxA family transcriptional regulator, with the protein product MSRHIVAVAVTDGSPAFELAIPCEVFGLDRSDIVAPWYELRMCAAEPGPVRSATGLTVDAPYGMDDLIEADTVIVAACARPVQLAPPQPLVDAVRKAHEMGRRIVSLCSGAYVLAHAGLLTGRPATTHWMNIGDFAHRFPDVGFTPSALYTEDGNILTSAGSGAAIDLCLHLVRRDHGSAVANEVARRMVVPPHREGGQTQYVTPLVRPEEDDGLEPVLRWARENLHEALTVPQLARVARLSERTFARRFRDTLGTTPLQWLLQQRVRLAQELLETTDEPVELIAGRTGFGTAANLRHHFRRITTVSPQTYRHVFRHRAGRRVAGQASPLR
- a CDS encoding APC family permease codes for the protein MSHTNIRPARGLLSAPQGAALYIGAVLGTGVITFPALAAEAAGPASLLAWLGLVILSVPLAATFAALGARYPDAGGVSTYARLAFGERTAAVVGWCFYCAVPPGASAAALFGGAYVSSALGGGRTTTAVTAMALMAVVTAFNAVGLQMTGRVQLALAALLVLLLLVAVGLSLPHARMDNLQPFAPHGWTAIGSASVLLVWSFAGWEAITHLAAEFRRPTRDLPRAAGAAVVVVGVLYLAVAFAVVAVLGSAAADTDAPLGDLMAKGLGGNARLLAAAAAVLLTLGTMNAYYAGAAKLGAALGRDGALPSWLTRGSMVGEAPRRSLGVVSGLAFVVLLAVVTTDAGVEPLVLLANGSFVAVYAIGVAAAVRLLPRRSKGRAAALAALVAVVALLAMSGRYLVWPLVVTGAALVYLRISRRRGTAESTRRADTAADVGERTLSP
- a CDS encoding alpha/beta hydrolase, whose protein sequence is MLTTEAHTVPYVLADRTASRLLDVYRPARHQTSAPCVLLWHGVGPDERDVLATLAQETASYGRTVFVPDWRSDAADGGRSHLIASLRYVRDNASVHGADPEHIVLAGWSAGAGSAIAIALRPDLTEGWRPAAVVGIAGDYDRPARSTASVPLHDLAETSASPVPVRLVHGSADSAVSIHRSRALHTELQARHWPVQLAELDTDHAGVIATEYDPALGRCRATTDPRALDAGADVARVIATAAKARAPRNRPSR
- a CDS encoding LPXTG cell wall anchor domain-containing protein: MLTATAFAAARPAAADATPTSPGGGDGRAGSKPTLVLVHGGAVISSAAAGNPQAQSLVYISAFMPDKGEVPGISAAAFVNKAIAPDVERFEAKRARSHPVEVNSSRVAMISHPDAVTDLILNAAGAQSPAKPTLAETGSRTRDLTAVGGVAVATVLAGAGLFAVTRKRRNSKR